A single region of the Leclercia sp. AS011 genome encodes:
- the queF gene encoding NADPH-dependent 7-cyano-7-deazaguanine reductase QueF (Catalyzes the NADPH-dependent reduction of 7-cyano-7-deazaguanine (preQ0) to 7-aminomethyl-7-deazaguanine (preQ1) in queuosine biosynthesis), giving the protein MSYENHDALSGLTLGKSTAYRDIYDASLLQGVPRSLNRDPLGLKADSLPFHGGDIWTLYELSWLNARGLPQVAVGHVELDYTSVNLVESKSFKLYLNSFNQTRFDSWEAVQRTLERDLSACAQGKVTVALYRIDELEGQPIAHFHGTCIDEQDIEIDNYQFDTAWLENAASGKVVEETLVSHLLKSNCLITHQPDWGSVQIQYRGAKIDREKLLRYLVSFRNHNEFHEQCVERIFNDILHFCQPETLSVYARYTRRGGLDINPWRSNSDFVPAIGRLVRQ; this is encoded by the coding sequence ATGTCTTACGAAAATCATGATGCCTTATCGGGTTTAACCCTGGGCAAAAGCACCGCCTACCGCGACATCTACGACGCCAGCCTGTTACAGGGCGTGCCGCGCAGTCTCAACCGCGATCCGCTGGGGCTGAAAGCCGATAGCCTGCCCTTCCACGGCGGCGATATCTGGACGCTGTATGAGCTCTCCTGGCTTAACGCCCGCGGTTTACCGCAGGTGGCGGTAGGTCACGTTGAGCTGGATTACACCAGCGTCAACCTGGTGGAGTCCAAAAGCTTTAAGCTCTACCTCAACAGCTTCAACCAGACCCGCTTTGACAGCTGGGAAGCGGTGCAGCGCACGCTGGAACGCGACTTAAGCGCCTGCGCACAGGGAAAAGTGACCGTTGCCCTCTACCGCATTGACGAACTGGAAGGTCAGCCGATCGCCCACTTCCACGGCACCTGTATTGACGAGCAGGACATTGAGATCGACAACTACCAGTTTGATACCGCCTGGCTGGAAAACGCCGCCAGCGGCAAGGTAGTGGAAGAGACCCTGGTCAGCCACCTGCTGAAATCCAACTGCCTGATCACCCATCAGCCTGACTGGGGTTCAGTACAGATCCAGTATCGCGGCGCTAAAATCGATCGCGAGAAGCTGCTGCGCTACCTGGTCTCCTTCCGCAACCACAACGAGTTCCATGAGCAGTGCGTGGAGCGCATCTTCAACGACATTCTCCATTTCTGCCAGCCAGAGACGCTGAGCGTCTACGCCCGCTATACCCGCCGCGGCGGTCTGGATATCAATCCGTGGCGCAGCAACAGCGATTTTGTGCCGGCGATCGGTCGTTTAGTCCGTCAGTAA
- the syd gene encoding SecY-interacting protein, translating to MDKETAAALTAFTARYCDAWHDQKGSWPQSEALYGVPSPCIITSSRDTVTWQPQPFTAEQNVNAIERAMDIVVQPPVHAFYTTQFAGDMCARFDNETLTLLQTWSEEDLLRVQENLIGHLVTQKRLKLSPTLFIATLDSEMDIISVCNLSGNVVKETLGTQKRQILSASLTDFLNSLHPVV from the coding sequence GTGGATAAAGAGACTGCTGCTGCCTTAACCGCGTTTACGGCGCGTTACTGTGACGCCTGGCATGATCAGAAAGGGTCATGGCCTCAAAGTGAGGCGCTGTATGGCGTCCCGTCGCCCTGTATTATTACCTCTTCCAGGGATACCGTGACCTGGCAGCCCCAGCCATTTACCGCGGAGCAGAATGTAAACGCGATTGAACGTGCCATGGATATTGTGGTACAACCTCCGGTCCACGCGTTCTATACCACACAGTTCGCCGGGGATATGTGCGCTCGCTTTGATAACGAGACGCTGACTCTGCTGCAAACCTGGAGCGAAGAGGATCTGCTGCGCGTGCAGGAGAACCTGATTGGGCATCTGGTCACCCAGAAGCGCCTGAAGTTATCGCCAACGCTGTTTATCGCCACGCTCGACAGTGAAATGGATATTATCTCTGTCTGCAACCTCTCGGGGAACGTGGTAAAAGAGACGCTAGGCACCCAGAAACGCCAGATACTCTCCGCTTCTCTTACGGATTTCCTCAACTCTCTTCATCCCGTCGTGTAA
- a CDS encoding YqcC family protein, which translates to MTHHDHVRAQLHAIEALLRDHQLWQETAPQPDAFESTQPFCMDTLEPFEWLQWVLIPRMHALIEGGHPLPQNFAVAPYYEMALDAAHPSREAVLAALLALDTLFGDEA; encoded by the coding sequence ATGACGCATCACGACCACGTGCGCGCGCAGCTGCACGCCATCGAAGCTTTATTGCGCGATCATCAACTGTGGCAGGAGACGGCGCCGCAGCCTGACGCGTTTGAGAGCACACAACCTTTCTGCATGGATACCCTGGAGCCGTTTGAGTGGCTGCAGTGGGTACTCATTCCCCGCATGCATGCCCTGATTGAAGGCGGGCATCCGCTGCCGCAAAACTTTGCCGTCGCCCCCTATTATGAAATGGCGCTGGATGCGGCCCATCCGTCACGCGAGGCGGTGCTGGCCGCATTGCTGGCGCTGGATACGCTATTTGGCGATGAAGCATGA
- the truC gene encoding tRNA pseudouridine(65) synthase TruC, producing MIEILYQDEWLVAVNKPSGWLVHRSWLDRDEKVVVMQTVRDQIGQHVFTAHRLDRPTSGVLLMGLSSEAGRRLSQQFEQHQIQKRYHAIVRGWLTESATLDYPLIEELDKIADKFARDDKEPQPAVTDYRGMATTEMPVATGKFPTTRYSLVELEPKTGRKHQLRRHLSHLRHPIIGDSKHGDLKQNRSAAEHFGCNRLMLHASQLSLVHPFTGEPLTIRAGLDPVWMQALSHFGWCGQLPENERVEFAPANVQDER from the coding sequence ATGATCGAGATCCTTTATCAGGATGAGTGGCTGGTGGCAGTCAATAAACCCTCCGGCTGGCTGGTGCACCGGAGTTGGCTCGATCGCGATGAAAAAGTAGTGGTAATGCAGACGGTGCGCGACCAGATTGGTCAACACGTTTTTACCGCCCACCGTCTCGACAGACCCACCTCCGGCGTGCTGCTGATGGGGCTCTCCAGCGAGGCCGGACGCCGTCTTTCCCAGCAGTTCGAACAGCATCAGATCCAGAAACGCTACCACGCGATTGTCCGGGGCTGGCTGACCGAAAGCGCGACGCTCGACTATCCGCTGATTGAAGAGCTGGATAAAATCGCCGATAAATTCGCCCGGGACGACAAAGAGCCGCAGCCTGCGGTGACGGACTATCGCGGCATGGCGACCACCGAAATGCCGGTCGCCACCGGTAAGTTCCCGACCACGCGCTACAGCCTGGTCGAGCTGGAGCCGAAAACCGGGCGTAAGCACCAGCTGCGTCGTCACCTTTCGCATCTGCGCCATCCGATCATCGGTGACAGCAAGCATGGCGATCTGAAACAGAACCGCAGCGCCGCCGAACACTTTGGCTGCAACCGTCTGATGCTGCACGCCAGCCAGCTGAGCCTGGTCCATCCCTTTACCGGCGAGCCGCTGACGATCCGCGCGGGCCTCGATCCGGTGTGGATGCAGGCGCTGTCACACTTTGGCTGGTGTGGGCAACTCCCCGAAAATGAAAGGGTTGAGTTTGCACCCGCCAACGTTCAGGATGAACGTTAA
- a CDS encoding flavodoxin, whose product MAVVGIFVGTMYGNSLLVAEEAEAILAGQGHKATVYEDPELADWEKYQGQYALVVTSTTGQGDLPDSIVPLFQGIKDKLGYQPEMRYGIIALGDSTYANFCGGGKQFDALLQEQSAQRVGEMLMIDASEHPEPESQSNPWVEHWGTLLG is encoded by the coding sequence ATGGCTGTAGTCGGAATTTTTGTCGGCACCATGTACGGCAATTCGCTGCTGGTGGCCGAAGAGGCCGAAGCAATTCTCGCCGGGCAGGGCCATAAAGCCACGGTCTATGAAGATCCCGAGCTGGCCGACTGGGAAAAATACCAGGGCCAGTATGCGCTGGTGGTCACCTCGACAACCGGGCAGGGCGATCTGCCGGACAGTATCGTCCCGCTGTTCCAGGGCATTAAAGATAAGCTCGGTTATCAGCCGGAGATGCGCTACGGCATCATCGCGCTGGGAGACAGCACCTACGCCAATTTCTGCGGTGGCGGCAAGCAGTTCGATGCCCTGTTGCAGGAGCAAAGTGCGCAGCGCGTGGGTGAAATGCTGATGATTGATGCCTCTGAACATCCAGAACCGGAAAGCCAGTCCAACCCCTGGGTCGAACACTGGGGCACGCTTCTCGGCTAA
- the gudP gene encoding galactarate/glucarate/glycerate transporter GudP, with protein MSTLSQAASSAEKRTNARYWIVVMLFIVTSFNYGDRATLSIAGSEMAKDIGLDPVGMGYVFSAFSWAYVIGQIPGGWLLDRFGSKRVYFWSIFIWSMFTLLQGFVDIFNGFGIIVALFTLRFLVGLAEAPSFPGNSRIVAAWFPAQERGTAVSIFNSAQYFATVIFAPIMGWLTHEVGWSHVFFFMGGLGIVISFVWLKVIHEPNQHPGVNQKELDYIAAGGALINMDQAKSKEKVPFSQKWGQIKQLVGSRMMVGIYLGQYCINALTYFFITWFPVYLVQARGMSILKAGFVASVPAICGFVGGVLGGVISDWLMRRTGSLNIARKTPIVLGMLLSMSMVVCNYVDAEWMIIGFMAMAFFGKGIGALGWAVMADTAPKEISGLSGGLFNMFGNISGIVTPIAIGYIVGTTGSFNGALIYVGIHALVAVLSYLVLVGDIKRIELKPVAERS; from the coding sequence ATGAGTACATTAAGCCAGGCGGCGAGCAGCGCTGAAAAGCGCACCAACGCTCGCTATTGGATAGTGGTGATGCTGTTTATCGTCACATCCTTTAACTATGGCGACCGCGCCACGCTGTCGATTGCCGGTTCGGAAATGGCAAAAGATATCGGTCTGGATCCGGTCGGTATGGGTTATGTTTTCTCCGCATTTTCATGGGCCTATGTTATTGGCCAAATCCCTGGCGGTTGGTTGCTTGACCGCTTCGGTTCAAAGCGTGTCTACTTCTGGTCCATCTTTATCTGGTCGATGTTTACCCTGCTGCAGGGCTTCGTCGATATCTTTAACGGCTTTGGCATTATTGTCGCGCTCTTCACCCTGCGCTTCCTCGTCGGGCTGGCAGAGGCACCTTCCTTCCCGGGTAACAGCCGCATAGTGGCAGCCTGGTTCCCGGCGCAGGAGAGGGGAACGGCGGTATCCATTTTTAACTCCGCGCAATACTTTGCCACCGTGATCTTCGCCCCGATCATGGGCTGGCTGACCCACGAGGTGGGCTGGTCGCACGTGTTCTTCTTTATGGGCGGTCTGGGCATCGTCATCAGCTTTGTCTGGCTGAAGGTGATCCATGAGCCGAACCAGCATCCGGGCGTAAACCAGAAAGAGCTGGACTACATCGCCGCAGGCGGTGCGCTGATCAACATGGATCAGGCGAAAAGCAAAGAGAAAGTGCCGTTCAGCCAGAAGTGGGGCCAGATTAAACAGCTGGTGGGTTCCCGCATGATGGTCGGCATCTACCTCGGCCAGTACTGCATCAACGCCTTAACCTACTTCTTTATCACCTGGTTCCCGGTCTATCTGGTGCAGGCCCGCGGCATGTCGATCCTGAAAGCCGGGTTTGTGGCCTCGGTTCCGGCGATCTGCGGCTTTGTGGGCGGCGTGCTGGGCGGGGTGATTTCCGACTGGCTGATGCGTCGTACCGGTTCCCTGAATATCGCCCGTAAGACGCCGATCGTGCTGGGGATGCTGCTCTCCATGTCGATGGTGGTGTGTAACTACGTTGACGCCGAGTGGATGATTATCGGCTTCATGGCGATGGCCTTCTTCGGGAAAGGTATCGGGGCGCTGGGCTGGGCGGTGATGGCAGATACTGCGCCGAAAGAGATCAGCGGCCTGAGCGGCGGTTTGTTCAATATGTTCGGCAACATCTCCGGGATCGTCACCCCGATTGCTATCGGTTATATCGTCGGCACCACCGGGTCATTCAACGGGGCGCTGATTTATGTGGGTATTCACGCCCTGGTGGCGGTGCTGAGCTACCTGGTGCTGGTGGGTGATATCAAACGTATTGAACTGAAACCTGTCGCGGAGCGTTCATGA
- a CDS encoding enolase C-terminal domain-like protein → MSMQSSPVVTDMKVIPVAGQDSMLLNIGGAHNAWFTRNIVVLTDNAGNTGVGEAPGGEVIYQTLVDAIPQVVGQEVARLNKVVQRVHKGNQSADFDTFGKGAWTFELRVNAVAALEAALLDLLGKALNVPVCELLGPGKQRDAVTVLGYLFYLGDRTKTDLPYLARSPGSHDWYHLRHQEALSSEAVVRLAEAAQDRYGFKDFKLKGGVLPGEQEIDSARALKKRFPDARITVDPNGAWLLDEAIALCKGLGDVLTYAEDPCGAEQGFSGREVMAEFRRATGLPVATNMIATNWREMGHAVMLNSVDIPLADPHFWTLSGAVRVAQLCDDWGLTWGCHSNNHFDISLAMFTHVGAAAPGTPTAIDTHWIWQEGEARLTKNPLEIKHGKIAVPDAPGLGVELDWDQIHKAHEAYKKLPGGARNDAGPMQYLIPGWTFDRKRPAFGRH, encoded by the coding sequence ATGAGTATGCAATCGAGTCCTGTTGTTACCGACATGAAGGTGATCCCGGTTGCCGGTCAGGACAGCATGCTGCTGAACATCGGCGGCGCGCACAACGCCTGGTTTACCCGCAACATCGTGGTGCTGACCGATAACGCCGGGAATACCGGCGTTGGGGAAGCCCCCGGCGGGGAGGTGATCTACCAGACTCTGGTGGATGCCATCCCCCAGGTGGTCGGTCAGGAGGTCGCGCGGCTGAACAAAGTGGTCCAGCGCGTCCACAAGGGCAACCAGTCTGCCGATTTCGATACCTTCGGCAAAGGGGCCTGGACATTTGAACTGCGGGTCAATGCCGTCGCGGCGCTGGAAGCGGCGCTGCTGGATCTGCTCGGCAAAGCGCTGAACGTGCCGGTGTGCGAACTGCTCGGCCCGGGCAAGCAGCGTGATGCGGTCACCGTGCTGGGCTATCTCTTCTACCTGGGCGATCGCACCAAAACCGATCTGCCCTATCTGGCGCGTTCACCGGGCAGCCACGACTGGTATCACCTGCGTCATCAGGAGGCGCTCTCCAGCGAGGCGGTGGTGCGGCTGGCGGAAGCGGCCCAGGATCGCTACGGCTTTAAGGATTTCAAACTGAAAGGCGGCGTGCTGCCGGGTGAGCAGGAAATTGACAGTGCCCGCGCCCTGAAAAAACGCTTCCCGGATGCGCGTATTACCGTCGACCCTAATGGGGCCTGGCTGCTGGATGAGGCTATCGCCTTGTGCAAAGGGCTGGGCGATGTTCTGACCTATGCCGAAGATCCGTGCGGCGCTGAGCAGGGCTTCTCGGGCCGTGAGGTGATGGCCGAGTTCCGCCGCGCCACCGGTCTGCCGGTAGCGACCAATATGATTGCCACTAACTGGCGCGAGATGGGCCATGCGGTGATGCTGAACTCGGTGGACATCCCGCTGGCGGATCCGCACTTCTGGACCCTCTCCGGCGCGGTACGCGTGGCACAGTTGTGCGACGACTGGGGTCTAACCTGGGGTTGCCACTCCAACAACCATTTCGATATCTCGCTGGCGATGTTTACCCACGTCGGTGCCGCCGCACCGGGTACGCCAACGGCTATCGACACCCACTGGATCTGGCAGGAGGGCGAAGCGCGCCTGACCAAAAATCCACTGGAAATTAAACACGGCAAGATTGCCGTACCGGATGCACCGGGGCTTGGCGTGGAGCTCGACTGGGATCAGATCCACAAAGCCCATGAAGCCTATAAGAAACTGCCCGGCGGCGCGCGTAACGACGCAGGCCCGATGCAGTATCTTATTCCCGGCTGGACATTTGACCGCAAACGCCCGGCGTTCGGTCGCCACTGA
- the gudD gene encoding glucarate dehydratase yields MMSTFTTPVVTSMQIIPVAGHDSMLMNLSGAHAPFFTRNIVIIKDNSGHTGVGEIPGGEKIRKTLEDAIPLVVGKTLGAYKNILNAVRNEFADRDAAGRGLQTFDLRTTIHVVTGIEAAMLDLLGQHLGVNVASLLGDGQQRSEVEMLGYLFFVGNRKLTPLPYQSQPDEKCDWYRLRHEEAMTPDAVVRLAEAAYEKYGFNDFKLKGGVLAGEEEAESIIALAKRFPQARVTLDPNGAWSLEEAIRIGKRLKGVLAYAEDPCGAEQGFSGREVMAEFRRATGLPTATNMIATDWRQMGHTLSLQSVDIPLADPHFWTMQGSVRVAQMCHEFGLTWGSHSNNHFDISLAMFTHVAAAAPGNITAIDTHWIWQEGNQRLTKQPFEIKGGMVQVPTTPGLGVELDMDQVMKAHELYLQHGLGARDDAMAMQYLIPEWTFNNKRPCMVR; encoded by the coding sequence ATTATGAGCACATTTACTACGCCTGTTGTCACTTCCATGCAGATTATTCCGGTTGCCGGTCATGACAGCATGCTGATGAACCTGAGTGGGGCTCATGCCCCGTTCTTCACCCGTAATATCGTGATTATCAAAGACAACTCCGGCCATACCGGCGTGGGTGAAATCCCGGGCGGCGAGAAGATCCGCAAAACCCTGGAAGATGCGATCCCGCTGGTGGTGGGTAAAACCCTGGGCGCGTACAAAAACATTCTTAATGCGGTACGAAATGAATTTGCCGACCGTGATGCGGCCGGTCGCGGCCTGCAAACCTTTGACCTGCGCACCACCATTCACGTAGTTACCGGGATTGAAGCGGCGATGCTTGACCTGCTGGGCCAGCACCTGGGCGTCAACGTGGCGTCATTGCTGGGCGACGGGCAGCAGCGCAGCGAAGTCGAGATGCTGGGTTATCTGTTCTTCGTCGGCAACCGCAAGCTGACCCCGCTGCCGTACCAGAGCCAGCCGGATGAAAAATGCGACTGGTACCGTCTGCGCCATGAAGAGGCGATGACCCCGGACGCGGTGGTGCGTCTGGCGGAGGCGGCCTACGAAAAATACGGCTTTAACGACTTCAAACTGAAAGGCGGCGTGCTGGCCGGGGAAGAGGAGGCGGAATCCATTATCGCCCTGGCGAAACGCTTCCCGCAGGCGCGCGTTACCCTCGACCCCAACGGGGCCTGGTCGCTGGAAGAGGCGATCCGCATCGGTAAGCGCCTGAAGGGCGTGCTGGCGTACGCGGAAGATCCGTGCGGGGCCGAGCAGGGCTTCTCAGGCCGTGAAGTGATGGCCGAGTTCCGCCGCGCTACCGGTCTGCCAACCGCCACTAACATGATCGCCACCGACTGGCGTCAGATGGGCCATACCCTCTCCCTGCAGTCGGTCGACATTCCGCTGGCGGATCCGCACTTCTGGACTATGCAGGGCTCGGTGCGCGTGGCCCAGATGTGTCACGAGTTCGGCCTGACCTGGGGCTCGCATTCCAATAACCACTTCGATATCTCGCTGGCGATGTTCACCCATGTGGCCGCGGCTGCGCCGGGCAATATCACCGCCATTGACACCCACTGGATCTGGCAGGAGGGCAACCAGCGCCTGACCAAACAGCCGTTCGAAATTAAGGGCGGGATGGTGCAGGTGCCGACCACTCCGGGTCTGGGCGTTGAGCTGGATATGGATCAGGTGATGAAGGCGCACGAACTGTATCTCCAGCACGGCCTGGGGGCGCGCGACGACGCGATGGCGATGCAGTACCTGATCCCGGAGTGGACCTTCAACAACAAACGCCCTTGCATGGTGCGTTAA
- a CDS encoding glycerate kinase, with amino-acid sequence MKIVIAPDSYKESLSALAVATAIEQGFCEIFPTAEYVKLPVADGGEGTVEAMVAATRGDIIQVRVTGPLGEHVDGFYGRSGDGKSAFIEMAAASGLELVPPAQRNPLKTTSWGTGELIRHALDAGVKHIIIGIGGSATNDGGAGMVQALGAKLLDEQGNAIGAGGGELEKLARIDISGLDKRLAGCRIEVACDVTNPLTGENGATAVFGPQKGATPEMMTRLDGALTQYARIIARDLDVDVLGLAGGGAAGGMGAALYAFCGAQLRQGIEIVTDALNLDSLVADADLVITGEGRIDSQTIHGKVPVGVAKIAKRHNKPVIGLAGSLTADVGVVHDHGIDAVFSVIYTVCTLEEALEDAEENVRMAARNIAAVLKMGMGG; translated from the coding sequence ATGAAAATAGTTATCGCACCGGACTCCTATAAAGAGAGCCTGAGTGCCCTGGCTGTGGCGACGGCGATCGAGCAGGGGTTTTGCGAGATATTCCCCACGGCAGAGTACGTTAAGCTGCCGGTCGCCGATGGCGGTGAAGGCACCGTGGAAGCGATGGTGGCCGCCACCCGGGGTGACATTATTCAGGTGCGGGTAACGGGGCCGCTCGGCGAGCATGTTGACGGTTTTTATGGCCGCTCCGGTGATGGCAAAAGCGCGTTTATCGAGATGGCGGCGGCCAGCGGTCTGGAGCTGGTTCCTCCGGCCCAGCGCAATCCGTTGAAAACCACCTCCTGGGGAACCGGGGAGCTGATCCGCCACGCGCTGGATGCGGGCGTGAAACATATCATCATCGGCATTGGCGGCAGCGCCACCAACGATGGTGGTGCCGGGATGGTGCAGGCGCTGGGCGCGAAGCTGCTGGACGAGCAGGGGAACGCCATTGGCGCTGGCGGCGGCGAGCTGGAAAAGCTGGCCCGTATCGATATCAGCGGTCTGGATAAGCGGCTGGCGGGGTGCCGGATTGAAGTGGCCTGCGACGTTACCAACCCGCTGACCGGTGAAAACGGCGCGACCGCCGTGTTTGGCCCGCAAAAAGGGGCCACGCCGGAGATGATGACGCGGCTTGATGGGGCACTGACGCAGTATGCCCGGATCATCGCCCGCGACCTTGATGTCGACGTGCTCGGCCTGGCCGGCGGCGGTGCCGCAGGCGGCATGGGGGCGGCGTTATACGCTTTTTGCGGCGCGCAGCTGCGTCAGGGCATTGAGATTGTGACCGATGCGCTTAACCTCGACAGCCTGGTGGCCGACGCCGATCTGGTGATCACCGGCGAAGGGCGGATCGACAGCCAGACTATTCATGGCAAAGTCCCGGTGGGGGTGGCGAAGATCGCGAAACGCCACAACAAACCGGTGATCGGCCTGGCGGGCAGCCTGACGGCGGATGTCGGCGTGGTGCACGATCATGGCATCGACGCGGTATTCAGCGTGATCTACACCGTCTGCACGCTGGAGGAGGCGCTGGAAGACGCCGAAGAAAACGTGCGGATGGCGGCGAGAAATATTGCGGCGGTGCTGAAGATGGGGATGGGGGGGTAG